Proteins encoded together in one Streptomyces sp. TLI_171 window:
- the mycP gene encoding type VII secretion-associated serine protease mycosin has translation MSSGSLRRAGAVLLVLGVVGATAAGPAAAEPQPAASGGPFHWSPMSIAAAGDCTFPAADVAAKPWALQRVFLNELWGDKNEHSGQGVKVAVIDTGVDNANPQLQGKVQEGPDLLAAAAATQPNQQKPEGNSLTDKVGHGTKVAGIIAAAPMNGVGFVGLAKDATILSIRQNDSEGHGSVQTLVQAINEAVRAGVGVINISQDVRVEVDPNRAPNAPLFQGEHDLDLALQNAERQNIVVVASSGNDGGEGPTYPAQYDSVLAVGASDRNNERATFSQYGDFVDVVAPGVDMLSTVPGHGQCTDNGTSFSAPYVAGLAAVLKGMHKDWTANQIRTVIEQTAQRTEHGRNKYIGWGVVDPVKAVEYSTVPGPSESPHPDTPTKLDAAPLVAQPLGLAETQADRDRRTGTFVLGAGVLVVAGLAGGAIVARDLGRRRGRADG, from the coding sequence GTGTCGTCAGGATCGTTGCGCCGGGCCGGCGCGGTGCTGCTGGTGCTCGGAGTGGTCGGCGCGACCGCCGCGGGTCCCGCCGCCGCGGAACCGCAACCGGCGGCCTCCGGGGGGCCCTTCCACTGGTCGCCGATGTCGATCGCCGCCGCCGGTGACTGCACCTTCCCCGCCGCGGACGTCGCCGCCAAGCCGTGGGCGCTGCAGCGCGTCTTCCTGAACGAGCTGTGGGGCGACAAGAACGAGCACAGCGGGCAGGGCGTCAAGGTCGCCGTCATCGACACCGGTGTCGACAACGCCAACCCGCAGCTGCAGGGCAAGGTCCAGGAGGGCCCCGACCTGCTGGCCGCCGCTGCCGCCACGCAGCCCAACCAGCAGAAGCCCGAGGGCAACAGCCTGACCGACAAGGTCGGCCACGGCACCAAGGTGGCCGGCATCATCGCGGCCGCGCCGATGAACGGCGTCGGATTCGTGGGCCTCGCCAAGGACGCGACCATCCTGTCCATCCGGCAGAACGACTCCGAGGGCCACGGCAGCGTCCAGACCCTGGTGCAGGCCATCAACGAGGCCGTAAGGGCCGGCGTCGGCGTCATCAACATCTCGCAGGACGTCCGGGTCGAGGTCGACCCGAACCGGGCCCCGAACGCGCCACTGTTCCAGGGCGAGCACGACCTGGACCTGGCGCTCCAGAACGCCGAGCGGCAGAACATCGTGGTGGTCGCCTCCTCGGGCAACGACGGCGGCGAGGGCCCCACCTACCCGGCCCAGTACGACTCGGTCCTCGCGGTGGGAGCCTCCGACCGCAACAACGAGCGGGCCACCTTCTCGCAGTACGGCGACTTCGTGGACGTGGTCGCGCCCGGCGTCGACATGCTCTCCACGGTTCCCGGCCACGGCCAGTGCACCGACAACGGCACCAGCTTCTCCGCGCCCTACGTGGCCGGGCTGGCGGCCGTCCTCAAGGGCATGCACAAGGACTGGACCGCCAACCAGATCCGCACCGTGATCGAGCAGACCGCGCAGCGCACCGAGCACGGTCGCAACAAGTACATCGGCTGGGGCGTGGTCGACCCGGTGAAGGCCGTCGAGTACTCCACCGTCCCCGGACCGAGCGAGTCCCCGCACCCCGACACCCCGACCAAGCTGGACGCCGCTCCGCTGGTCGCGCAGCCGCTCGGGCTGGCCGAGACCCAGGCCGACCGGGACCGCAGGACCGGCACCTTCGTGCTCGGCGCGGGCGTCCTGGTGGTGGCGGGCCTGGCCGGCGGGGCGATCGTCGCCCGCGACCTGGGCCGGCGCCGCGGCCGCGCCGACGGCTGA
- a CDS encoding WXG100 family type VII secretion target, giving the protein MAILVNFQTILNASQEVRTTASRIQNQLDDLKSGVQRIASTWEGAAQQGYQARQQEWDNKAADLQQVLAQISAALQSAAESYQQTESQNATLWA; this is encoded by the coding sequence GTGGCCATTCTCGTCAATTTCCAGACGATCCTGAACGCCAGCCAGGAGGTGCGCACGACCGCGTCGCGCATCCAGAACCAGCTGGACGACCTCAAGTCCGGTGTGCAGCGCATCGCCAGCACCTGGGAGGGCGCCGCCCAGCAGGGCTACCAGGCCCGCCAGCAGGAGTGGGACAACAAGGCCGCCGACCTCCAGCAGGTCCTGGCCCAGATCTCCGCCGCGCTGCAGTCGGCTGCCGAGAGCTACCAGCAGACCGAGTCCCAGAACGCGACTCTCTGGGCCTGA
- a CDS encoding APC family permease, whose product MTDTLPPQAAAPVPGTATDSPKKLARSLGIVGGTLLTLSCVTPASSLFVIVPDLFADLGTYTMMAIAIGSVICIAVAFCYSELGTLVPSAGGEYAMVGTLAGKFTGWLVFIQSLIVVMIVPSIIAMGTADYLEPIIHVDPKIAGAVVMIAATVAGLLDLRANAWITGIFLVLEVIACAVVSFLGFTHTERGASSLVHGVVATDTGTSGVGLAAVLAAMGTALFVTQGFSTAIYLSEELENPRKNVARTVLWTLGLSVAIIVIPVAAITLGAPDLKTLTAGNISDLVIGWSSTGVGTFISLCIALAIINAGIVMVIQNSRVLFASGRDKAWPEPVNRAFGTLNKFSAPWISTLAVGIPGAVLCFVPQDSLINITGVAVAALYLLVAVGALFSRRKHHKHAPAWRQPLWPVLPVLVIVALGYTLTQLDVTALWWTLGITVAASLYWALYLRPRQDSRWIITLPEDERV is encoded by the coding sequence ATGACCGACACGCTCCCCCCGCAGGCAGCCGCCCCCGTGCCGGGCACCGCCACGGACAGCCCGAAGAAGCTCGCCCGATCGCTCGGCATCGTGGGCGGCACGCTGCTCACGCTCTCCTGCGTGACCCCGGCTTCCTCACTCTTCGTGATCGTCCCCGACCTCTTCGCGGACCTCGGCACCTACACCATGATGGCCATCGCCATCGGCTCGGTGATCTGCATCGCGGTGGCGTTCTGCTACTCGGAGCTCGGCACCCTGGTGCCCTCCGCGGGCGGCGAGTACGCCATGGTCGGCACCCTGGCCGGCAAGTTCACCGGCTGGCTGGTCTTCATCCAGTCACTGATCGTGGTGATGATCGTGCCATCGATCATCGCGATGGGAACCGCCGACTACCTGGAACCGATCATCCACGTGGACCCGAAGATCGCGGGCGCCGTGGTGATGATCGCGGCCACCGTGGCGGGCCTGCTGGACCTGCGCGCCAACGCCTGGATCACCGGCATCTTCCTGGTGCTCGAGGTCATCGCCTGCGCCGTGGTGTCCTTCCTCGGCTTCACCCACACCGAGCGCGGCGCGAGCAGCCTGGTGCACGGCGTCGTGGCCACCGACACCGGCACCTCCGGAGTGGGCCTCGCCGCGGTCCTGGCCGCGATGGGCACCGCGCTCTTCGTCACCCAGGGCTTCTCCACCGCCATCTACCTCTCCGAGGAGCTGGAGAACCCGCGCAAGAACGTCGCCCGCACCGTGCTGTGGACGCTGGGCCTGTCGGTCGCCATCATCGTCATTCCGGTCGCCGCGATCACCCTGGGCGCGCCGGACCTGAAGACGCTCACCGCGGGCAACATCTCCGACCTGGTGATCGGCTGGAGCAGCACCGGCGTCGGCACCTTCATCAGCCTGTGCATCGCGCTGGCGATCATCAACGCCGGCATCGTCATGGTCATCCAGAACTCCCGGGTGCTGTTCGCCTCCGGCCGCGACAAGGCCTGGCCGGAGCCGGTGAACCGGGCCTTCGGCACGCTCAACAAGTTCAGCGCCCCGTGGATCTCCACCCTGGCGGTCGGCATCCCGGGCGCGGTGCTCTGCTTCGTCCCGCAGGACTCGCTGATCAACATCACCGGTGTCGCGGTCGCTGCGCTGTACCTGCTGGTGGCGGTCGGCGCGCTGTTCTCCCGCCGCAAGCACCACAAGCACGCCCCGGCCTGGCGCCAGCCGCTGTGGCCCGTGCTGCCGGTCCTGGTGATCGTGGCGCTCGGCTACACGCTGACCCAGCTCGACGTCACCGCCCTCTGGTGGACCCTCGGCATCACCGTCGCCGCCAGCCTGTACTGGGCCCTCTACCTGCGCCCCCGCCAGGACAGCCGGTGGATCATCACCCTCCCCGAGGACGAGCGCGTCTGA
- the eccB gene encoding type VII secretion protein EccB encodes MASRRDELNAYTFARKRMVGAFLQPGGGGNDEDAPRPIRAVLPSFVIGAVIVAGFAMWGVIKPAAPPNWDNGKFIIQGKSSTTRYVILPDSKTNQPTLHQVLNMSSARLVLPEGATVQTVADDVLDKYPRRGATIGIPYAPDKLPKADDAGNAKVWSVCDKMGKDNLQSTVAQSVFIAAGQDIKTLALPEKLVGNGASLFVQEPPNAGDPGTMFLIDGNGKKHAVGRADTPADERTALVRALFGPDAKPQQVTAEWLRTLEYGEPVVFPRIDSLKTTGQSGTSQLELSQPAQRKVGRLLTFQGAYYAVGAQKLYQVTRFQAELMRLDPRTQAAYGADNPEIADVGASDISKLQTKTVKDLMDDAKDLPTQPSPAVNLNGDKPGRTVICSTFNGMDNGQIKRSVWASTEYPAEVTAGSVSAHVTPGHGLLYRAVDGDAVGADGQAGSGSDFLITDAGLRYSLPANDDGAAGGASPAPNAQGGDNKNAAQARLGYKNVNPPLVPAAWSKLVPAGPVLNTNTALQAQNA; translated from the coding sequence ATGGCATCACGCCGGGACGAGCTGAACGCCTACACCTTCGCCCGCAAGCGGATGGTGGGGGCCTTCCTGCAGCCGGGCGGCGGTGGGAACGACGAGGACGCGCCGCGCCCCATCCGGGCGGTGCTGCCGAGCTTCGTGATCGGTGCGGTGATCGTCGCCGGTTTCGCGATGTGGGGTGTCATCAAGCCCGCTGCGCCGCCGAACTGGGACAACGGCAAGTTCATCATTCAGGGCAAGTCCTCGACCACCCGGTACGTGATCCTGCCCGACTCGAAGACCAACCAGCCGACCCTGCACCAGGTGCTGAACATGTCCTCGGCGCGGCTGGTGCTGCCGGAGGGCGCCACGGTGCAGACCGTCGCCGACGACGTGCTGGACAAGTACCCGCGGCGCGGCGCCACCATCGGCATCCCGTACGCACCGGACAAGCTGCCCAAGGCGGACGACGCCGGCAACGCCAAGGTGTGGTCGGTCTGCGACAAGATGGGCAAGGACAACCTGCAGTCGACGGTCGCGCAGTCGGTGTTCATCGCGGCCGGACAGGACATCAAGACCCTGGCGCTGCCGGAGAAGCTGGTCGGCAACGGCGCCTCGCTGTTCGTCCAGGAGCCGCCGAACGCCGGTGATCCGGGCACGATGTTCCTGATCGACGGGAACGGCAAGAAGCACGCCGTCGGCCGGGCCGACACCCCCGCCGACGAGCGCACCGCGCTGGTCCGGGCGCTGTTCGGGCCGGACGCCAAGCCGCAGCAGGTGACCGCGGAGTGGCTGCGCACCCTGGAGTACGGCGAGCCGGTGGTGTTCCCGCGGATCGACTCCCTCAAGACCACCGGCCAGTCCGGCACCTCCCAGCTGGAGCTCTCCCAGCCTGCCCAGCGCAAGGTCGGCCGACTGCTGACGTTCCAGGGCGCGTACTACGCGGTCGGCGCCCAGAAGCTGTACCAGGTGACCCGCTTCCAGGCCGAGTTGATGCGCCTGGACCCGCGGACGCAGGCGGCGTACGGCGCCGACAACCCGGAGATCGCCGACGTCGGCGCGAGCGACATCAGCAAGCTCCAGACCAAGACGGTCAAGGACCTGATGGACGATGCCAAGGACCTGCCCACGCAGCCCTCCCCGGCGGTCAACCTGAACGGCGACAAGCCCGGCCGCACGGTGATCTGCTCGACCTTCAACGGCATGGACAACGGCCAGATCAAGCGCAGCGTGTGGGCGAGCACCGAGTACCCGGCGGAGGTCACCGCGGGCTCGGTCAGCGCGCACGTGACGCCCGGTCACGGCCTGCTGTACCGCGCCGTGGACGGTGACGCGGTCGGCGCCGACGGCCAGGCCGGGTCCGGCAGCGACTTCCTGATCACCGACGCCGGACTGCGCTACTCGCTGCCCGCCAACGACGACGGCGCGGCCGGCGGGGCGAGCCCCGCGCCGAACGCGCAGGGCGGCGACAACAAGAACGCCGCGCAGGCCCGGCTCGGCTACAAGAACGTCAACCCGCCGCTGGTGCCGGCCGCCTGGTCGAAGCTGGTGCCGGCCGGCCCGGTGCTCAACACCAACACTGCACTTCAGGCCCAGAACGCCTGA
- the eccE gene encoding type VII secretion protein EccE: MPSQSAPARRSSSHGRRPDAPGGRRARTAPQAAPTGAVGLRLLPRPGLLARRLEMKQIVQLEVAAALVAVGWSIDSMMAAAFGVPAAILVVVALLRLGGRTTGEAMGVRSAYNSRRRDAKYNVPPPGTDPALAPVMELEPALRTCTHAIETDLGDGRPLRRETGMVGDGTFFTSVLLVQSKDQPLRPGRAGAGLPLDLICSILQVDDIGLESVQLVQHTQPAPAPHLPEHSLAARAYQQAPGGVSTPALRLTWVALKLDPERASTAVLARGGGEEGARKALQRVTDQLAGRLNSAGFTATVLDERELIAALAISVCANPVAVAGRQGSGGGGAGARRAQESAKFCRIDDRWHTTYWISKWPTLSRPGVGGGRVAAPELVNRLTGTPAFASTFAITATRAMGGSVALSGHLRLTGRSESEVAQVGRLVESHAQHAGASLTRLDLEHAPGLLATLPLGGTS; encoded by the coding sequence ATGCCAAGCCAGTCCGCTCCAGCACGACGCTCCAGCTCGCACGGCCGGAGGCCGGACGCCCCGGGCGGACGCCGGGCCCGCACCGCGCCGCAGGCCGCCCCGACCGGGGCGGTGGGCCTGCGGCTGCTGCCCAGGCCCGGCCTGCTGGCCCGCCGCCTCGAGATGAAGCAGATCGTCCAACTCGAGGTCGCCGCCGCCCTGGTGGCGGTCGGCTGGTCGATCGACTCGATGATGGCGGCCGCCTTCGGGGTGCCCGCCGCGATCCTCGTGGTGGTCGCGCTGCTGCGGCTCGGCGGCCGCACCACCGGCGAGGCGATGGGGGTCCGCTCCGCGTACAACTCCCGCCGCCGGGACGCCAAGTACAACGTTCCGCCGCCCGGCACCGACCCGGCGCTGGCGCCGGTGATGGAGCTGGAGCCGGCCCTGCGGACCTGCACCCACGCGATCGAGACCGACCTCGGCGACGGCCGCCCGCTGCGCCGCGAGACCGGCATGGTCGGCGACGGCACCTTCTTCACCTCGGTGCTGCTGGTGCAGTCGAAGGACCAGCCGCTGCGACCCGGCCGGGCCGGCGCCGGACTGCCGCTGGACCTGATCTGCTCGATCCTCCAGGTCGACGACATCGGCCTGGAGTCGGTTCAGCTGGTCCAGCACACCCAGCCCGCCCCCGCCCCGCACCTGCCCGAGCACTCGCTGGCGGCCCGCGCCTACCAGCAGGCCCCGGGCGGGGTGTCCACCCCGGCCCTGCGCCTGACCTGGGTCGCCCTCAAGCTCGACCCGGAGCGCGCCTCCACCGCCGTGCTGGCCCGCGGCGGCGGCGAGGAGGGCGCCCGCAAGGCGCTGCAGCGGGTGACCGACCAGCTCGCCGGGCGGCTGAACAGCGCCGGGTTCACCGCGACCGTGCTGGACGAGCGGGAGCTGATCGCCGCGCTGGCCATCTCGGTGTGCGCCAACCCGGTGGCGGTGGCCGGCCGGCAGGGATCCGGCGGCGGCGGCGCCGGTGCCCGCCGGGCGCAGGAGTCGGCGAAGTTCTGCCGGATCGACGACCGCTGGCACACCACGTACTGGATCTCCAAGTGGCCGACGCTGTCCCGTCCGGGCGTCGGCGGCGGCCGGGTCGCCGCCCCCGAGCTGGTGAACCGGCTCACCGGCACCCCGGCGTTCGCCTCCACCTTCGCGATCACCGCGACCCGGGCGATGGGCGGCTCGGTGGCGCTCAGCGGCCACCTGCGGCTGACCGGGCGCAGCGAGAGCGAGGTGGCCCAGGTGGGCCGCCTGGTGGAGTCCCACGCGCAGCACGCCGGCGCCTCGCTGACCCGCCTCGACCTGGAGCACGCGCCCGGCCTGCTCGCCACGCTGCCCCTGGGAGGGACGTCCTGA
- a CDS encoding MinD/ParA family protein, which translates to MSSDRDGVYVGDNAAEDDDDWSDAPDYTPPSWYTQSAAPSAPSEPQPPQAAQPPPVQQQPVQQPPQAAQPPVVAQPPVVQPPVVQPPVAPQPEQPQPPAVPEAGQPPTVQAAPPVVQPPAEQTSVQPPVVPQAVQQPPVAPQPPAVPQPEQPQPPVEPTTVQPPVVHPQQAQQPYPQQQPPQPYPPQYPQQGGYPQQGQQPYPQQQPPQQQGQQPPPQWPVDPRAGGWPQQGQQPYPQANPHGAPQAPAQFQQPGPQAAAHGAALGYTAAVELSSDRLLRGQPKVQKQSRFQFGGKSAQADKQQKLELIRHPVMTCYRIAVISLKGGVGKTTTTTSLGAMLASERQDKVIAIDANPDAGTLGRRIKRQTGATIRDLVTAIPHIRSYMDIRQFTSQDPNSGLEIVANDVDPAVSTTFDDSDYRQVIQVLGQHYPIILTDSGTGLLYSAMRGVLDLADQLIVVATPSVDGASSASTTLDWLSAHGYADLVQRSITVVSGVRETSKMIRVEDIVAHFQTRCRGVIVVPFDESLAAGAEVNLQMMRPKVRDAYFELAALVGEDIARSQQQGGWQAQQQNWQQQQQPQQPYPQQYPQQGGYPQQGQPWQQPQPYPQQPGQPYPPQAPQPGYGYPPPHEAPPPGYGYPPPHQG; encoded by the coding sequence GTGAGCAGCGATCGGGACGGCGTCTACGTCGGCGACAACGCGGCCGAGGACGACGATGACTGGTCCGACGCCCCGGACTACACCCCGCCGTCCTGGTACACCCAGAGCGCCGCGCCGAGCGCGCCGTCCGAGCCGCAGCCGCCGCAGGCCGCGCAGCCGCCTCCGGTGCAGCAGCAGCCCGTCCAGCAGCCCCCGCAGGCCGCACAGCCTCCCGTCGTCGCCCAGCCTCCCGTCGTGCAGCCCCCCGTCGTGCAGCCCCCCGTCGCGCCGCAGCCCGAGCAGCCGCAGCCCCCCGCCGTGCCGGAGGCCGGGCAGCCTCCCACGGTGCAGGCCGCACCGCCGGTCGTGCAGCCTCCCGCCGAGCAGACGTCCGTCCAGCCGCCCGTGGTGCCGCAGGCCGTGCAGCAGCCGCCGGTGGCGCCGCAGCCTCCCGCCGTGCCGCAGCCCGAGCAGCCGCAGCCCCCGGTGGAGCCGACCACGGTCCAGCCGCCGGTCGTGCATCCGCAGCAGGCCCAGCAGCCGTACCCGCAGCAGCAGCCTCCGCAGCCGTACCCCCCGCAGTACCCGCAGCAGGGCGGCTACCCGCAGCAGGGCCAGCAGCCGTACCCCCAGCAGCAGCCGCCGCAGCAGCAGGGCCAGCAGCCGCCGCCGCAGTGGCCGGTGGACCCGCGGGCCGGCGGCTGGCCGCAGCAGGGGCAGCAGCCGTACCCGCAGGCCAATCCGCACGGTGCTCCGCAGGCGCCGGCGCAGTTCCAGCAGCCCGGGCCGCAGGCCGCGGCGCACGGTGCGGCGCTGGGCTACACGGCGGCGGTCGAGCTGTCCTCGGACCGGCTGCTGCGCGGGCAGCCGAAGGTGCAGAAGCAGTCCCGGTTCCAGTTCGGCGGCAAGTCGGCGCAGGCCGACAAGCAGCAGAAGCTGGAGCTGATCCGGCACCCCGTGATGACCTGCTACCGGATCGCGGTGATCAGCCTCAAGGGCGGCGTCGGCAAGACCACGACGACCACCTCGCTGGGCGCGATGCTGGCCAGCGAGCGGCAGGACAAGGTCATCGCGATCGACGCCAACCCGGACGCGGGCACCCTGGGCCGCCGGATCAAGCGGCAGACCGGGGCGACCATCCGCGACCTGGTGACCGCGATCCCGCACATCCGCAGCTACATGGACATCCGTCAGTTCACCTCGCAGGACCCGAACTCGGGCCTGGAGATCGTCGCCAACGACGTGGACCCGGCGGTCTCCACCACCTTCGACGACTCGGACTACCGTCAGGTCATCCAGGTGCTCGGGCAGCACTACCCGATCATCCTGACCGACTCCGGCACCGGTCTGCTGTACTCGGCGATGCGCGGCGTGCTGGACCTCGCGGACCAGCTGATCGTGGTGGCCACGCCCAGCGTGGACGGCGCCTCCAGTGCCTCCACCACGCTGGACTGGCTGTCCGCACACGGCTACGCGGACCTGGTGCAGCGCTCGATCACGGTGGTCTCCGGGGTGCGCGAGACCAGCAAGATGATCAGGGTCGAGGACATCGTGGCGCACTTCCAGACCCGCTGCCGCGGTGTCATCGTGGTGCCGTTCGACGAGTCGCTGGCGGCCGGCGCCGAGGTCAACCTGCAGATGATGCGGCCGAAGGTCCGGGACGCCTACTTCGAGCTGGCCGCGCTGGTCGGTGAGGACATCGCCCGCTCCCAGCAGCAGGGCGGCTGGCAGGCCCAGCAGCAGAACTGGCAGCAGCAGCAACAGCCGCAGCAGCCGTACCCCCAGCAGTACCCGCAGCAGGGCGGCTACCCGCAGCAGGGCCAGCCGTGGCAGCAGCCGCAGCCGTACCCGCAGCAGCCGGGCCAGCCGTACCCGCCGCAGGCCCCGCAGCCCGGCTACGGCTACCCGCCGCCGCACGAGGCGCCGCCGCCCGGGTACGGCTACCCGCCGCCCCACCAGGGCTGA
- a CDS encoding WXG100 family type VII secretion target, translated as MAGQFTTTAEEMIAFANRINEVNQQVQGEIGRLNNLVSEIASGWKGEAASAYQQMQARFNEDANALNRVLDEIRQAIEATTKLYSMTEEEQRAAVGGIAG; from the coding sequence ATGGCAGGTCAGTTCACGACGACCGCGGAGGAAATGATCGCCTTCGCGAACCGGATCAACGAGGTCAACCAGCAGGTGCAGGGCGAGATCGGTCGCCTGAACAACCTGGTCTCGGAGATCGCGTCGGGCTGGAAGGGCGAGGCTGCCTCCGCCTACCAGCAGATGCAGGCGCGGTTCAACGAGGACGCCAACGCGCTCAACCGGGTGCTCGACGAGATCCGTCAGGCGATCGAGGCGACCACCAAGCTCTACTCGATGACCGAGGAAGAGCAGCGCGCCGCTGTCGGTGGCATCGCCGGCTGA
- a CDS encoding bifunctional riboflavin kinase/FAD synthetase, which yields MQRWHGLEEIPGDWGRSVVTIGSFDGVHRGHQLIINRVVELAAELGARSVVVTFDPHPSEVVRPGSHPALLAPQPRRAELVEQLGVDAVLVLPFTAEFSKESPEFFVQSVLVDALHAKAVVEGPNFRFGHRAAGDVELLAELGRAEDFTVEVVDLQVRGAAGDGEPFSSSLCRRLVAAGDLAGVAEILGRPHRVEGEVVRGAQRGRELGYPTANVDTVPHSAIPADGVYAGWLTADGETMPAAISVGTNPTFDGTTRTVEAYAIDRVGLDLYGQHVAVDFLAWLRGMEKFDTIDALLERMAEDVKRARDLTARD from the coding sequence GTGCAGCGCTGGCACGGCCTGGAGGAGATCCCCGGGGACTGGGGGCGCAGCGTCGTCACCATCGGATCGTTCGACGGGGTCCACCGCGGACACCAGTTGATCATCAACCGGGTGGTGGAGCTGGCCGCGGAGTTGGGGGCGAGGTCGGTGGTGGTCACCTTCGACCCGCACCCGAGCGAGGTGGTCCGGCCGGGCAGCCACCCGGCGCTGCTCGCCCCGCAGCCGCGGCGGGCCGAACTGGTCGAGCAGCTGGGCGTGGACGCCGTCCTGGTGCTGCCGTTCACCGCCGAGTTCTCGAAGGAGTCGCCCGAGTTCTTCGTGCAGTCGGTGCTGGTCGACGCGCTGCACGCGAAGGCCGTGGTGGAGGGCCCCAACTTCCGCTTCGGGCACCGGGCGGCGGGCGACGTCGAGCTGCTCGCCGAACTCGGCCGGGCCGAGGACTTCACGGTCGAAGTGGTCGACCTGCAGGTGCGCGGGGCCGCGGGCGACGGCGAGCCGTTCTCGTCCAGCCTGTGCCGCCGGCTGGTCGCGGCCGGTGACCTGGCGGGCGTCGCGGAGATCCTCGGCCGCCCGCACCGGGTCGAGGGCGAGGTGGTCCGCGGAGCCCAGCGCGGCCGCGAACTCGGCTACCCCACCGCCAACGTGGACACCGTGCCGCACTCGGCGATCCCCGCCGACGGCGTGTACGCGGGCTGGCTGACCGCCGACGGCGAGACCATGCCCGCCGCGATCTCGGTCGGCACCAACCCGACCTTCGACGGCACCACCCGCACCGTCGAGGCGTACGCCATCGACCGGGTCGGACTCGACCTGTACGGGCAGCACGTGGCCGTCGACTTCCTGGCCTGGCTGCGCGGCATGGAGAAGTTCGACACCATCGACGCGCTGCTTGAGCGGATGGCCGAGGACGTCAAGCGCGCCCGGGACCTCACCGCCCGGGACTGA